One Parageobacillus sp. KH3-4 genomic region harbors:
- a CDS encoding DUF1294 domain-containing protein: MVSWRSASEWRIAESAAWFVSFIGVVIGAAVGARAFRRKTKHHLYLFSCSLPLPS; this comes from the coding sequence TGGCGGTCGGCATCGGAATGGCGCATTGCCGAAAGCGCGGCATGGTTCGTTTCGTTTATCGGCGTCGTGATTGGTGCAGCGGTTGGTGCGCGTGCATTCCGCCGTAAAACGAAACATCATTTGTATTTGTTTTCTTGTAGCTTGCCGCTGCCGTCGTGA